The DNA region GTGTTTGTCTCTCTTTTAAACGAAGTGTCTGTCAGACTAGCTCGTTGTCAGTACCCTTAAAATATCAGCACCTGAATTCTTTTGCTAATAAATATTTACTGAAtcattaacattaacattaatattaatattaatattaacaaaaattaatataggaaGTTTTACTATATCCCACCTCATGTATTACTATTTACAGgactaatatttttctttcttcctttggtttttttttttcaaatttaattatatttttcaatataatatttattaaggattgaacttcttaatttttttaatttttatttttataaggttatcttaatctcataacctagattataaatttgaaaaattaacttaattgatttgagttgttttctttttttttttccaagcgatcttttttcttgattttatctatcaacatttggttgattgaaaattaaatttcgtgatttgttttggtttgttttttatgaggttatctttaTCTTGTAACTCAAGTCATGGGTTTGGCGGGTCAATTCGGTTTGCTTCAAGTCATTTTTTGTctcattttttaatcaaattttcaatttcaattttatcctttaatattaagtttattgGGACCaagcttcatattttttaaaaatttactttttataaggttatcttaaTCTTATGACTCGGATTGCGAGTTAGCTcggttaactttttttttcttctttctctaattgactttttttctcagtttaatttttcaacattgaattgaatgagaattcaatttcatgatttgttttagtttgctttttataagattatattCGTGTCATGACTCAGGTCACGTGTTCGGCATATTAACATAAGTTCACCTgggttgtttttggttttttttttttaattttattctttaacaccgTGTTAATCGAAAATtaagattcataatttattttaatttgttttctattagggattaacccgagttgactcagatcatttttttgctttttttttttccttttaattttattcttcaacattggatttattggaaattaggctccatgatttattttgatttgctttctatgaggttatcatgatctcattaCTTGTCATGTGACTTGACACATTAACCTAGATTGAcatgaatcaattcaatatgcTACCATCTCagtatttataaataatcattatcttgaatatttattttgagttaaactactttttgtacTAGTCATCTAAGTTATTTTTGGACCCGTCAAGTTAACTGGGTCATATCACAACAATCcccaaacaattcaaaaaaaattctactagAAAGAAACATTAGCAATgtctagatattattttttatgtcagttttttttatttgacctgCAACGTAGCACTTGCCAGTAATCTAGTTTTAATCTATTGGTTCATTCACCTTGGATTTCCCTAACCCAATAATCCTAGATTGTTTTAAACGAAATAAAGTCGTGTAGTACACAAATCTttttaaatgtgaaaaaaaatactgagaGCTTGAAGAATTTTTTACAGTGTTATTAAACCTGACTGAACTAGTTAATCTTGAAACCTCACGACTTGATTTTTTGGCTAACTCAAGTGTCCAATTAAACCACATGGAAGCTAgctcaaattaaatcaattgtTTTCATGGATCCAAATGCAATCTTGATGATTAGTAAAAACATGgcctaacttttttaaaaaacttcaagataacaactttaaaaaaaaaaaacaatattgagaTAATGATAGATTGGATTGATCTTAGTCCCCCAACGATATTTGTTATGGATtatatcaagtttaataatttttttataaactttttttttaattatatgataaaaatatatgcttaTAAAATTGAGCATCATCCTAAAAATAGAAACTTATTTGAGACATTGATAACTCTATTgagagcaataaaaaataaatcctgcaatttatttctcaaccaataaatattaaagaacaaaattaaggaaagaaacaaacaaaattacacaataaaatcatatttttaaccaCCGGGAGGAGCTACACGTGCCAACAgctttttcatgttaaaaattaatatttaaatggtAAATTACATCATTACCTTTGGCAaccaaataataacaaaaaaaaaaaacttgagtgaaaagatataatataattatcctTGTGGCAATGGCTTAATGTTTTTCAtgtgaagggtaaaattataaTCTAATCGTGAATCAAAAGGTTGCATGCCTGAAAAGCCCTTTGTTATGAGATGAATGATTTTTCGCCTCTAAGTATTTCAATATCATTTCGCCGTGCATCAGCAttagaaaagaataataaaaccCTTGAACAATTCTTAAATGAcagctaaattaaataaaaatattattctaatcctaaaaatatagcaatttgagagtttttttttttttggaaggatAAAATCATCATTCTACTATTCAAATCGATAATCAACAAAAGCAAATCcactataaaaatactaaaccttttagtttttcttttaatttatattcgtGGCGTAGGACATACATGTGTATTGTATCAGAAAAAGTAGCAATCCATCAAGAACCTTCCAAATCGTTCACCTACTgtgtttatttcaaaaaaatcccgTCTAATCATTATTTCTCATCTTGGACAgtgattataatatatatacccCAAGAAAGCATATTTAGAGATTAATGTGTCATCAAGTAAAAAGAGGCCAAGCTAcagaaaaaatatcaaggcCACGGATGTCTTTACTGTAGTTAGATTGAAAGAAGACACTCTGTAATTAAACATTCAAGCAAGATAATGGGACAGAGAGGGAGAAAGAATggtcgtgtttttttttttatttttactgtagttaaattgaaatttattgcATCGACTCTAATCTTCACCGTAGATGGATCGTGTGACTGGTGTTCGTGCTTGGTAGCTTAAAACCCAATAGACTTGGTTTACGAGTTGattaatttaagataatttaaaaaatattattttaattaaaaaatttaatggatTTTTGTCTGCATTTTACTTGGTTCATGtgttagttttagtttttaattggataaaaccaagtcaatttttttttatatttttttaaccagttCCGGTCTGAACTTGAATAAGCCAATTCTAGATTAATGTATAAATATGCTAGCATGTCTAGTCTTAGTTCGGTGTTTCTATTTTTGTAGATTATGCTAAAACATGTTTAAGCAAAAAGGgtctaatttgatatttaaggAGTGGCGTGatatttgtataaattataacatattgtaacaattattttgttgtttttttaattctattatttaatattacatttattatttatagaagATGAATTCTCTATTCTCCTCCTCAAATATCACTTTTCACTGGAACAAGTGaacaatgattatttatttttaacttttttattttttaaaaaattttattatttaatattaaatttattaaaaattgtacTTCACTGattgataatataaattcattaacaatgattttttttttctatactttgcttcatatatatatatatatattatcatttaatattaattttattaggggttGATATTcataacttgtttttatttgtttttttatagggttatctaGTATCATGACTTTGATTACGAGTTAGATAGATTAAACCGATTAactcgtaattttttttttgtcatttttaatttattatttatagtttcATACTTCAATACAAGATCGATtgagaattgatttttatagttgatttcagtttattttttacaagGTTACCGTAATCTCATGATTCAAGTCGCGAGTTTAATGAATTAACTTAGTTGATTTTTggcctttttttcatttttttttttaaatttcatcatagaatttttggttgattgagaattaagtttataatttattttgatttgctttttatatggttattccGGTCTCATTACCTGAAGtacaagtttgacaagttaatttaggttggttttttttatttgtttttcaattgattttttttaaaattttaccattcaaaattaggttgattgagaattgagattattaatttgtttcaatttgattatatgagattattatggtctcatgatctaataacaaatttgacaggttaacccgaattaattaaaataaatctaatatgttgttttgatattttaaataaaaacatcatattgaattttttataagtcaaattatattattattaattatctaAGTTGATTTTGGATCTACTAAGAATATATTTGGTAGTATggtagcggttacttttcaaataactttttatgtcgaaatgcatgtcaataatgtttttttattttttaaaaattatttttgacatcaatacatcaaaatgattcaaaaaatacaaactatattaaattttagcaaaaaaaaattgaattttttgagaaCACCGTTTCAACTGCGTTCCCAAACGATTTCTAAGTTGGTCAagtcatattaaattattttacacacaactttattatttttattaaaaaataaattagcattTCCTGAATtgttttatatgtgtgtgtgtgtgtcaattATCCGGTGAAAGCTTAAAGAACGTTATGTTTgccattttaacaaaaaatggaGTGGGAAATGACCATACAAAATAAAGCTGACGTATAATGTTCACGTGAGACTATCAGAGGCAACTTACCCGGTCTGTTAGCATAGAATTAACAAAAACGAAAACACTTTTCCAGAACTTCATTTCATTGCCGgtcaaaaaaactttcaaaactaattaaaaatggTGGTGGTATCCAAACGGGGTCTCCTTAGTAGCAGTCCacgcaacaacaacagcaacgaCAACATGAACGAGATGAgagaaaaataacagaaaaaagaagaaaaaaaaatggaggaagaaggcatctttttctttttgtgagtTTTGGTTCCGGGGAGCGCGAGATAGACACGCGGTGTGAGAAGGGACCCACCATTTTGGTGTTGTTGGATGGTACTGTTGTTATCCCCGCCTCTAATctacataacttttttttatttactttaatgtCCAGGTAAATAAACGCACTAAAGATTGTTGATTGCTTCTATCTTTCTATGTACTATACCTCTCACCTTACCATTTCCACATCTCTTCTACATCATCGTCGTCATCATTACACCAACTTTTCGCTCACTTGACATCACTTTCCGGCAACAAGTCCGatctcttttccttctctttagACAGGATTATTAAATTACTTCCTGGCAAGTTAAGTCTTTTTTTGCttacttttctttctatgaTTGAAACAATCGAGGAAATTCTAGAGCTGGAAGTCGGCTaagggtttttggttttttgttaagTGGGTTTTGGAGGGATGGGTAGTTTGATTAAAGGGTAATCTGGTATGTGGGTCGCGGTTACCTGGAATCATGGGTGTGTGGGTGTGGTTTTTTTGTACTTCTGGGGAAGAAGCGACGCTGATTAGGTGTGATTTTCATTTAAAGCTTTCGTCttttttggtttagtttatCTGGGGTTttgctgtttttctttttagttctcAGTGTTGGTTCAGTTTGTGAAATTTTGGATCTTTTGGGTACTCGTTATGGAGGCTAGATTTGGAGGTGAAGCTCATCATTTCTATGCTACGCCCCCCTCCGATATGCGGACAGTAGGGAAGAGAGGTGTAGAATGGGATTTGAATGATTGGAAATGGGACGGCGATCTTTTTATTGCAAGCCCTTTGAATCCGGTACCATCAACCGGTATCAGTAGGCAGTTTTCCTCTCTTGGGGTCGGGACAGGAATTCTGGCCACCGGTAATTCGTCCAACAGTTCATCCTCATGCTCCGATGAAGTGAATCTGGGAGCTGAGAAAGGAAAGAGGGAATTGGAGAAAAGGAGAAGGGTTGTTGTCATTGATGATGACAATTTGAATGATCAAGAAACTGGTGGCCTTAGTTTGAAGCTTGGTGGTGAAAGGGATGCAGGGAATTGGGAGGGAAGCATCGGAAAGAAGACTAAATTAGTTGGGAGTGGCTTGAGCCGTGCAGTTTGTCAGGTGGAGGATTGTGGGGTTGATCTGAGCAATGCCAAGGACTATCACAGGCGGCATAAGGTTTGCGAGATGCATTCCAAGGCTAGCAAAGCTCTCGTGGGAAATGCTATGCAGCGTTTCTGTCAGCAGTGCAGCAGGTATGTGTTTAAGTGCTCGATGCTCTGATCTTTATTGGTTATTTACTGCCCTACTAGAACAGGTACATATTATGAATACATAAATAGTAATATCTTATACATATTATGGTTTGCAGTACCTTATATTCCtccaaaaatattcttttaaccGATGCCGTGTCAACTTTTTTGCAGGTTTCATGTCCTTCAAGAGTTCGATGAAGGAAAGAGAAGTTGTCGTAGACGTCTGGCTGGCCATAATAAAAGGAGGAGGAAGACAAATCCTGATGCTGTTGGCAATGGAAGTTCGATGAATGATGATCAGACCAGTGGCTATCTGTTGATAAGTCTCTTGAGGATACTCTCAAACATGCATTGTAAGGAACTCCATGCTTCTCCTATCAGAATTAAATCCTCGAGGATTCCCGCTTTGTCCATTGATATTACCTTGATTTGCTGTTTTGTGTTGTGGGCTTCATTTGCTCCCTCTAAACCTGGGTCACCCTGTATTATCTTGTTGGACGAGTAACatgtatttgatatttaataattCTGTCCCTTTTGAATTGCAGCCAATAGGTCAGACCAGACAACTGATCAGGATCTGTTATCTCATCTTTTAAGGAGCCTTACAAGCCATGACGTCGAACATAGAGGAGGAAACATCTTTGGACAATTGCAGGAACCTCGAGATTTGAGCACATCATTTGGAAACTCAGCGGTAGATTCAACTTTACTCTCAAATGGTGAAGGACCCTCAAAACCTTTAAAACAGCATCTGACAGTGCCTGTGTCTGGTTTGCCGCAACAAGTTAAGCATTTGCATGATGCTAATGGTGCAAACATACAGACCGCATCTTCCTTGAAACCTAGCATTCCAAACAACTTTGCAACGTATTCAGAAGTTCGAGAGAGTACAGCAGGACAGGTCAAGATGAACAACTTTGATTTGAATGACATTTATATTGACTCAGATGATGGCACTGAAGATATAGAGAGATCACCTGCTCCTGTGAATGCAAGGACTAGCTCCCTTGATTGCCCTTCATGGGTACAACAAGACTCCCGTCAGTCGAGTCCTCCTCAGACAAGTGGAAATTCAGATTCAGCTTCCGCACAGTCACCTTCTAGTTCCAGTGGAGAAGCTCAGGTATGCTGGCACCAAGAATATATTCCTATAGTCCCATTGAAAGTAATATTTTAGCACGACGATGTTATATCATTCTAGAGAAGCACAATTGTCCCAAAATTTTCCGTTTTAAGTAGTAAGGCATTTCTTTTTAGAAGGACATCTCACCTTTCATCTGAGACTTGGTGAAATGTTGATTTCTTGTATTTGTCCCTAGATTTATATTTCATTATGCAGACGAAGCATCTTTCTGTCTTTTGACTTTCATCGTTTaactttttcccttttctacCATTCAGAGCCGCACAGATcgaatagtttttaaattatttgggaAAGAACCAAATGATTTTCCTTTTGTCCTGCGTTCCCAGGtactcaaaatttaatttgttcagTGCTGCTGTTTGATGTTTCTTTCCTTACAAAATATGATTCTCTGAAATGTTTGGGTTTTCAGATTCTGGACTGGCTATCTCATAGTCCCACTGATATTGAAAGCTACATTAGGCCTGGCTGTATCATTCTGACCATTTATCTTCGTCAGGCTGAGGCTGCATGGGCAGAAGTAAGCTTCATGCACTCTGATTGTTGTTATTGATCCAAACTTCTCCAGACAACATTTGTGGCCTTACAA from Populus alba chromosome 14, ASM523922v2, whole genome shotgun sequence includes:
- the LOC118041110 gene encoding squamosa promoter-binding-like protein 1; its protein translation is MEARFGGEAHHFYATPPSDMRTVGKRGVEWDLNDWKWDGDLFIASPLNPVPSTGISRQFSSLGVGTGILATGNSSNSSSSCSDEVNLGAEKGKRELEKRRRVVVIDDDNLNDQETGGLSLKLGGERDAGNWEGSIGKKTKLVGSGLSRAVCQVEDCGVDLSNAKDYHRRHKVCEMHSKASKALVGNAMQRFCQQCSRFHVLQEFDEGKRSCRRRLAGHNKRRRKTNPDAVGNGSSMNDDQTSGYLLISLLRILSNMHSNRSDQTTDQDLLSHLLRSLTSHDVEHRGGNIFGQLQEPRDLSTSFGNSAVDSTLLSNGEGPSKPLKQHLTVPVSGLPQQVKHLHDANGANIQTASSLKPSIPNNFATYSEVRESTAGQVKMNNFDLNDIYIDSDDGTEDIERSPAPVNARTSSLDCPSWVQQDSRQSSPPQTSGNSDSASAQSPSSSSGEAQSRTDRIVFKLFGKEPNDFPFVLRSQILDWLSHSPTDIESYIRPGCIILTIYLRQAEAAWAELCCDLGSSLSRLLDASDNTFWRTGWVYIRVQHQIAFVYNGQVVVDTSLPLRSNNYSKILSVKPIAISASEKAKFCIKGFNLSRPATRLLCAVEGNYMVQDNAQELMDDVGSFKGHDEVQCVNLSCSIPTLTGRGFIEIEDHGFSSSFFPFLVAEEDVCSEIRMLEAALEFTETDADFGETEKMEAKNQAMDFVHEMGWLLHRSQLKSRMGHLNPSMDLFPLRRFNWLMEFSMDHEWCAVVRKLLNILHNGIVCTGDQLSLNEALSEMGLLHRAVRRNSRSLVELLLRYVPDKFGSEDKALDGGSHESILFRPDVIGPAGLTPLHIAAGKDGSEDVLDALTEDPGMVGIVAWKNAHDSTGFSPEDYARLRGHYSYIHLVQKKSKRQVVGHVVLDIPSNLSNSNVAINEKQNEGLTSGFEIGHTESRPIQRNCKLCSQKVVHGTASRSHLYRPAMFSMVAIAAVCVCVALLFKSCPEVLYVFRPFRWELLDYGTS